The following proteins are co-located in the Primulina tabacum isolate GXHZ01 chromosome 11, ASM2559414v2, whole genome shotgun sequence genome:
- the LOC142519849 gene encoding uncharacterized protein LOC142519849 yields the protein MGQNIRVRVSSFPTLRIFKTLIFFVSNPKPIITLIFITCKWRFHWVSSPTVHTASFVNSSPAASSRLVPAHSRAVTVAAASKPATETKKREPSGIMKPRRISPEMQEFLGGGVTEIPRALVLKEIWAYIKQYDLQDPADKKVIICDEKLKKIFGGKERIGFLEIAGLISPHFLK from the exons ATGGGTCAGAACATTCGGGTTCGGGTTTCGAGTTTTCCCACCCTCCGTATTTTCAAGACTCTTATCTTCTTCGTTTCAAACCCTAAGCCGATCATTACactcatattcatcacttgcAAATGGCGATTTCATTGGGTGTCTTCCCCAACAGTACATACGGCGTCGTTCGTGAACTCTTCTCCTGCGGCGAGTTCCCGGCTCGTTCCCGCTCACTCGCGTGCTGTAACGGTAGCTGCTGCTTCGAAACCGGCTACGGAGACGAAGAAGCGTGAGCCGAGTGGTATAATGAAGCCTCGCCGGATTTCGCCGGAGATGCAGGAATTCCTTGGCGGCGGCGTCACTGAGATTCCCCGTGCTCTAGTACTCAAAGAGATTTGGGCGTACATCAAACAGTACGATCTTCAG GATCCCGCGGACAAGAAAGTCATCATATGTGATGAGAAGCTGAAGAAAATTTTTGGAGGAAAGGAACGTATCGGGTTTCTTGAGATTGCTGGTTTGATCAGTCCACACTTTCTTAAATGA